The sequence below is a genomic window from Thalassobaculum sp. OXR-137.
GGATACGATCGCGGTCGAGCGACGGCTGGAAGGAGAAGTCGAACCCTGAGAGCGTCTTGATGGTCGCCAGTCGGCCCATGCGCAGGGCCGTCTTGATGCGGCTGTTCTCGCGCAGGGTCAGTTCCTCGGCGAGCAGCATGTCGATGGCCTCCAGAGCACCGATCTCCCCGTGCTCGAGGCGGCGCACGACCTGATCGAGGGCTTCCAGGGCGCGTGGCATTTTCAGACCGACCAGATCGTGGCGGATCCGCTCCAGGGTCGACGGGGTCAGATCACCTGGAGCGCTCATGACCGGCACTCCCGGGCAAGACGGCGAGCGACAGCGTCGTAGAACTCCAGGGAGCGCTGAGCGACCACGTCGCCGGTTCGGCTGACGACCACATCTCCGTCGGCTCCACGTCTTCGTCCTGTGGAGCCCCCTCCTTTTCGGTGTCCAGGAGCCACCCGGCGCTGGTGGCGGCCTTCCAGGACCGGATGGGTCGCGATCAACGTGCCGTCCTCGAAGATCCTGATCTCCTGGGCGAGCGTGTGCACCTCGACCGTGCGCCGCCGGGTGGCATCCGGAACGCTGTAGAAGTTGCCACCGACGCTTACCATCCCTTCCCGGGAGATCCGTCGCTCCAGACGTAGTACGGAGCGGAACGGCGCCAGAGGCAGAACCAGCAGGTGCGGCTTCTCCTCGGCGAACGCCTCGTTCACGACCCGCCGGGTTGTGGCATGCACCCTGGGATTGGCGACACTGTCCAGCCAGCGCCGCAGCTGCTCGTTCAGATCGTCCAGGTTGCGGAACGAACGGGCCAAGAAGAAGTCCTCGCGGATGTATCGGAACGGCCGCTCGACCTTGCCCTTGGTCTTGGCCCGGTAGGGCTGGCACGCGCGCGGGTGGAAGCCATAGTGGCGGGCCAGATCCACAAGGGCCCTGTTGTAGACGATGCCGCGCGGCTCCCCGTCAGCAGCTTCGCCGATCACCGCCGTCTTCATGCGGTCGTAGAGAAGCTCGCGTGGCACGCCGCCGATCGCGTCGAAGGCGGCGACGTGGCAGCGCAGCACTGTCGCTAGGTCCTGATGGGCGACGAACCGTGCCCAGATCAGGCGGCTATGCCCCAGGACCAGCGAGAACAGCCACACGATCCGCGGCTGTTCCGGCTCATCGGTGAACACCACCTGGAACTGAGCAAAGTCGACCTGTCCTTGCTGACCGGGAGGTGTCTCGAAGCGGATCTCATAACCCGGTGTCGGCGCGGGACGGATATCACGCAGATAATCCGTCACCGCCGTATAGCCGCCGCTATAGCCGAGGTCCCGCAATTCTCGCAGCAGCCGGGCGCCGGTCAGGCCAGGCCACGTCATCACGCGTTCGCGCAGATAGGGGGTGTACGGATCCAGCAGACGTGACCGTGGCCTGCGTGGGCCATAGCTCGGTGGCTCCAGGCCGCGCTCGATGTAGCGACGAACGGTCTTGCGGTCGAACCCGCTCTCCCGTGCGATCGCCGATATAGACAGCCCCTGCCGATGCAGTTCCAAGATCATGAGCATCTCTCCCAGTTTGATCACCGCCGAACTCCTCTCGCCGACCGAGAGGAGCATCGGCAACTCGCCGCCGCCGGTCATCCGGGGCGCGCCCCGGATGACCGGCGACACGCCAACTGGGGAATTTTCAAACGGCGGTTCTGGGGAGATTCACTCCGGTATCAACAGGCTGAACGGACGGGTCCCCCCATGCCCCTCGAATTCCAGGTCGCCCAGGACCTCGTGATGGCCTTCCCCACGCCGATCCTCAAGATCCGCGTGCCCGAAGCCGCCCAGATCAATCCTGGCCTACGCTCCCAGATCCTCGACCGCGAACGAAGCGAGCCCGGCCAGGTCCGCTCCAATGTCGGCGGCTGGCATTCCAACGACGACCTGCTCGACTGGCCGGGGCCCGAGGTCGGCGCGCTGAAGAGCTGGATCGGCCGCGCCATCCAGCGCATGACAGAGGTTACCGCCGGCAAGCAGCAGCAGGGCCTGAACGTCCAGCTCGACGGCGGCGCCTGGGCCAACGTGCTGCGCGACGGCGGCTACAACAAGATCCACAACCACCCGGGCTGTTCCTGGTCGGGCGTCTATTACGTGAGCCTGGGCGAACGCCGGGGCGACATTCCGGGCAACGGGCAGATCGAGTTCCTCGACCCGCGCATGGGCGTCGACTTCGCCGAGCTGCCGGGCATGCCCTTCGCCGGCAAGCACGTGGTCGAGCCGGAACCCGGGCTGATGCTTGTGTTCCCGAGCTGGCTCTACCACTACGTCAACCCGTTCCACGGGTCGGGCGAGCGCATCACCATCGCCTTCAACGTGATCCTGCGGATCGGGAAAGGCGGGCCGGCGACGCGCTGACGCCCGGCACCACCAGGTCGTCGATCGGCGTCGCGCCCTTGGCGAGAGATCAGGGCGTCGAGAGGCAGGCGTCGTTATCGCCTCGGAGCCCTTGAACAGCCTTCAAGCGTTCTTGCCGTACCGACCTTCGAGCTCTGCCGCTATCGCCTGCTCCGGCAGCAGACTGCTTCCGCCGAGCACGAGTTCGACCACCTTCCCGTCCGCGCCACGGACCAGCTTCGCCTGCTCGCCGTGATTGGCGAAGCCGCCGGCAAGCCGGATCGTACCGGTATCGTCACCGGTCACCTCAATCTCGCCCGCGTCCATCAACGGGTTCATCAAGCCCGGCGCGCACAGCAGGACACGGTCCTTCATCGGAACGAGATCGATAGGCCCCCAGAGTGTCCACCAGCGCCCGCGCCAATCCTCGGTCCGCGTGGTCGGTGCCCCGCGGCTCTCGTAGCCGCGCAGGATTTGCAGCACACCGTCGGACCAGGGCTGGGCATACCCGTCGACCGCATTGGTCAGGATCGATACCGTCAGGTCCTTGCCGGGGATTACGGTCGTGCGGCTGATGCAGCTCTGGAAGCCGCCGCTGTGGCCGAACCACTCCGAGTCGCCGGTATTGCCGAGAATCACACCGAGACCGTAGTGGCGGGCGAGGCTCGAATGCGCGTCGCTCCACTGCCGCCGGATCATTTCCCGCCGGCTCTCCGGCGACAGGACGCTGCGCTTGGCCGCCGGGTCCAGGCTTGCGAAGAAGCGGGCGAGATCGCTGGCGGTCGACACGAAACCGGTGGCGGCGCTGAGCGCTCGGGTGTCGTTGGTCCCCGGTACGACAACCCGGCGTCCGAGCGGCAGCTTGCCGGAATGGCCCCGCCCCATCACCGCCCCTTCGGGCAAAGGCATGTCGGGCTCAGTCTCGGCGAGCTTCGAGGGGACCACGATGGTCCGCCTGATCCATTCCCGGTACGGCATGCCGGTGACCGCTTCGATCACCAGCCCGAGCAGGCCGAAGCCATGGTTCGAGTATTTGAAGCGCGTGCTGGCGGGGATGATCGGCGCTTCGGTCAGCGCGGCGCGCAGTTCCGCCTCATCGAGATAGGGACGCCGGTCCTGCCACTGGCCCGCATCCAGACCGTCTCGAATGATGCCGGCGCTGTGCGACAGCAATTGCCCAATGGTCGCCCGGGCGATTTTCGGGTGCAGCCCGTCGACGTAGCGGCCGACCGGATCGTCGAGACGGACCTTGTCCGCCTCGCGCAGCTTCATGATGCCGGCCGCCGTAAAGGTCTTGGAATGCGATGCGACGCGCAGCCGATGGCGCGGGGTCAGGGCTTCGCCGCTCGCCAGGCTGGCGTGACCGAACGCCTGCTCCAGGACCACCTTGCCCCGATGGGCGATCGAGATCGAGCAGCCCGGCTGTTCCGATAGCCGCATCTGGTAGTCGATCCACCGCGGCACGTAGTCCAACGCCGCCGTCAGCCAGCTCTTCATGGTCGAGCCTTTTATTGGAGGAAAGTCCGAGGACGGTACTCTATTCGAGGTCGAAGTCAGCGCGCATCCGCGGCCTGGCCGCCCTCACCCCACCCGGCTGACCCGTCCCTCGATCGGATACTGCGGATCGTTGTAACCCGGGGTCGAGGGGTGGCCCGGCACCACCAGGGCGTCGATCAGCGCCTCGTCCTCGGCGGTGAAGGCGTAGTCCAGCGCCTTCAGATAGCCTTGGAAATGCTCCATGGTCCGCGGACCGGCCAGGGTCGCGGTGACCAGCTTGTTGTTCAGCACCCACCGCACCGCCAGGTCGATCGGCGTGGCCCCCTTGGCCTCGGCATGCGCCTTGATCTTCTGCGCGATCTCCAGGCTCTCGTGGCGCCACTCGGTCTGCATCATCCGCTTGTCCTGGCGGGCCGCCCGGCTGCCCTCCTCCGGCGTGACGTTCGGCGCGTATTTCCCGGTGAGGATCCCGCGGGCCAGCGGGCTGTAGGGGACGACGCCCAGGCCGTAATAGCTGCAGGCGGGCAGGTGTTCCACTTCCGGCATGCGGTTCAGGGCGTTGTAATAGGGCTGGCTCACCACCGGCCGGTCGATGCCGATCTCGTCGCAGAGCCGGCAGATCTCCGCCACCCGCCAGGACCGGTAGTTGGACACGCCGAAATAGCGGATCTTGCCGGCCTTCATCAGATCGCCCAGCGCCGTGACCGTCTCGCGCAGGTCGGTCGCATGGTCCTCCTTGTGGAGGTAGTAGATGTCGATCACGTCGGT
It includes:
- the istA gene encoding IS21 family transposase; its protein translation is MIKLGEMLMILELHRQGLSISAIARESGFDRKTVRRYIERGLEPPSYGPRRPRSRLLDPYTPYLRERVMTWPGLTGARLLRELRDLGYSGGYTAVTDYLRDIRPAPTPGYEIRFETPPGQQGQVDFAQFQVVFTDEPEQPRIVWLFSLVLGHSRLIWARFVAHQDLATVLRCHVAAFDAIGGVPRELLYDRMKTAVIGEAADGEPRGIVYNRALVDLARHYGFHPRACQPYRAKTKGKVERPFRYIREDFFLARSFRNLDDLNEQLRRWLDSVANPRVHATTRRVVNEAFAEEKPHLLVLPLAPFRSVLRLERRISREGMVSVGGNFYSVPDATRRRTVEVHTLAQEIRIFEDGTLIATHPVLEGRHQRRVAPGHRKGGGSTGRRRGADGDVVVSRTGDVVAQRSLEFYDAVARRLARECRS
- a CDS encoding TIGR02466 family protein; the encoded protein is MPLEFQVAQDLVMAFPTPILKIRVPEAAQINPGLRSQILDRERSEPGQVRSNVGGWHSNDDLLDWPGPEVGALKSWIGRAIQRMTEVTAGKQQQGLNVQLDGGAWANVLRDGGYNKIHNHPGCSWSGVYYVSLGERRGDIPGNGQIEFLDPRMGVDFAELPGMPFAGKHVVEPEPGLMLVFPSWLYHYVNPFHGSGERITIAFNVILRIGKGGPATR
- a CDS encoding serine hydrolase domain-containing protein, producing the protein MKSWLTAALDYVPRWIDYQMRLSEQPGCSISIAHRGKVVLEQAFGHASLASGEALTPRHRLRVASHSKTFTAAGIMKLREADKVRLDDPVGRYVDGLHPKIARATIGQLLSHSAGIIRDGLDAGQWQDRRPYLDEAELRAALTEAPIIPASTRFKYSNHGFGLLGLVIEAVTGMPYREWIRRTIVVPSKLAETEPDMPLPEGAVMGRGHSGKLPLGRRVVVPGTNDTRALSAATGFVSTASDLARFFASLDPAAKRSVLSPESRREMIRRQWSDAHSSLARHYGLGVILGNTGDSEWFGHSGGFQSCISRTTVIPGKDLTVSILTNAVDGYAQPWSDGVLQILRGYESRGAPTTRTEDWRGRWWTLWGPIDLVPMKDRVLLCAPGLMNPLMDAGEIEVTGDDTGTIRLAGGFANHGEQAKLVRGADGKVVELVLGGSSLLPEQAIAAELEGRYGKNA
- a CDS encoding aldo/keto reductase encodes the protein MDYRTMGRSGLKVSPLCLGAMMFGGPTPEAESKEIIAAARDAGINFIDTADAYNGGESEAVVGRAIAQGRDYWVLATKLANPLGGDPNRGGLSRRWVHMACDASLKRLGTDVIDIYYLHKEDHATDLRETVTALGDLMKAGKIRYFGVSNYRSWRVAEICRLCDEIGIDRPVVSQPYYNALNRMPEVEHLPACSYYGLGVVPYSPLARGILTGKYAPNVTPEEGSRAARQDKRMMQTEWRHESLEIAQKIKAHAEAKGATPIDLAVRWVLNNKLVTATLAGPRTMEHFQGYLKALDYAFTAEDEALIDALVVPGHPSTPGYNDPQYPIEGRVSRVG